The proteins below come from a single Nostoc sp. KVJ3 genomic window:
- a CDS encoding GAF domain-containing sensor histidine kinase has translation MLSSPDLSFSRTLPIVVFNQLGELLEQMAQTVESATLVLTEGVLARICMSGEWERLRFTLVVSEQFSALLLGNFDQREQGNRGEEGEQLPTQDSELNAKFTFNLEAIASFIHKLRDLFECDSSTHRNLEHYCQIIGSNNATVQSKFSLLLLEYLLTQPNQEIIAPPSPTAPAVYICQPVEDALKKQISQERLLNQVTTQIRKSLDLPVIMATAITQVREFLELDRLVIYKFQGSKVKTQQYQSFTHEGNGKHSTSISLNNQPLLEEHQHYGGYIVYEARATDAIISVLNYTERNCFMRTSQCWEKYRQGFTLAVDDVEKTYALEECLLNFLRESQVRAKLAAPIIFENKLWGLLIAHQCDNPYEWSKSEKNLLTSVAEQLAIAIHQAELMQTLTQEKQTLEQRVIERTIGLRDALLAAEAASRIRSEFLATISHELLTPLTYVIGMSSTLLRWPLGELSQRQRDYLQTIHDSGEHLLEMINDILDLSQIEAGKTALNISEFSLVNVAENAVDSLRKKATSEQINLNLDLQIDPRRDRFTADAERVSQILSNLLTNAIKFTPESGNVTLRLWVEDDTAIFQVEDTGIGIREEQLPLLFEKFQQLDTPYRRRYEGTGIGLALTKQLVELHRGRIEVESTISIGSIFTVWIPTQGIGIRS, from the coding sequence ATGCTTAGTTCTCCTGATTTGAGCTTTTCTCGAACCTTGCCTATTGTTGTATTTAATCAGCTTGGGGAATTGTTGGAACAGATGGCTCAAACGGTAGAAAGTGCCACTCTAGTACTGACAGAAGGTGTGTTGGCACGCATTTGTATGTCTGGGGAATGGGAAAGGCTAAGGTTTACTTTGGTGGTTTCTGAGCAATTTAGTGCGCTTTTGTTAGGGAATTTTGACCAAAGGGAGCAGGGAAATAGAGGAGAGGAGGGAGAACAACTACCTACTCAGGACTCTGAACTCAATGCTAAATTTACATTTAATTTAGAGGCGATCGCTTCCTTTATTCACAAATTAAGAGACTTGTTTGAGTGCGATTCCTCCACTCACCGAAATCTCGAACACTATTGCCAAATTATTGGGTCTAATAATGCTACCGTCCAAAGTAAGTTCTCGCTGTTGCTATTAGAATATCTTCTAACTCAGCCAAACCAAGAAATAATAGCACCTCCAAGCCCAACTGCACCGGCAGTTTATATCTGTCAGCCAGTAGAAGATGCTTTAAAAAAACAGATTTCCCAAGAACGGCTATTGAATCAGGTAACAACACAGATCCGCAAAAGCCTGGATTTGCCAGTAATTATGGCAACGGCGATTACACAGGTGCGTGAGTTTCTAGAATTAGACAGATTAGTAATTTATAAATTTCAAGGTTCTAAAGTCAAGACTCAACAATACCAGTCTTTTACACACGAAGGTAACGGTAAACACTCAACTTCTATCTCACTAAATAATCAACCCCTACTAGAAGAACATCAACACTATGGGGGTTATATTGTCTATGAAGCCCGTGCTACAGATGCTATTATATCGGTATTGAATTACACAGAAAGAAATTGCTTTATGCGAACCTCTCAATGTTGGGAGAAGTATCGCCAAGGTTTTACCTTAGCTGTGGATGATGTCGAAAAAACTTATGCTCTAGAAGAGTGTTTGTTAAATTTTTTAAGGGAAAGCCAAGTTAGGGCTAAGTTGGCAGCACCAATTATATTTGAGAATAAATTGTGGGGTTTACTGATTGCTCATCAGTGCGATAATCCATACGAGTGGTCTAAAAGTGAAAAAAACTTGCTGACTTCCGTAGCAGAACAATTAGCGATCGCAATTCACCAAGCTGAGTTAATGCAAACCCTCACTCAAGAAAAACAAACTCTCGAACAACGAGTGATTGAACGCACAATTGGACTACGTGATGCTCTCCTCGCCGCCGAAGCTGCTAGCCGGATCAGAAGTGAATTTCTCGCTACTATCAGTCACGAATTACTCACACCTTTAACTTATGTGATTGGGATGTCGTCTACTTTGTTACGCTGGCCTTTGGGTGAATTGAGTCAACGACAACGCGATTATCTGCAAACAATCCACGACAGTGGAGAACATTTATTAGAAATGATTAATGACATCCTCGATTTATCGCAAATCGAGGCTGGGAAGACAGCTTTAAATATTTCGGAATTTTCTTTGGTAAATGTTGCTGAAAATGCTGTAGACTCACTGCGAAAAAAAGCAACAAGCGAACAAATTAATCTTAACCTTGATTTGCAAATCGATCCCAGGCGCGATCGCTTTACCGCCGATGCAGAACGAGTATCACAAATTCTCTCAAATCTGTTAACTAATGCGATTAAATTCACCCCTGAAAGTGGTAATGTTACCTTGCGCCTTTGGGTGGAGGATGATACAGCTATTTTTCAAGTGGAAGATACTGGGATTGGTATCCGCGAAGAACAATTACCATTACTGTTTGAGAAATTTCAGCAACTCGATACACCCTATCGCCGCCGCTATGAAGGTACTGGAATTGGATTAGCGTTAACTAAACAACTTGTAGAACTTCATCGAGGTCGAATTGAAGTAGAATCAACTATAAGTATTGGCTCAATTTTTACTGTATGGATACCAACTCAGGGAATAGGAATTAGGAGTTAG
- a CDS encoding STAS domain-containing protein, with protein sequence MREQVQVIKLSGNLNATTSQEFRQNITDILEIGAKIVLVDFKDVTFMDSSGLGALVLAFKTLRAADTKLVLCSINEQVRILFELTNMDKVFEIFPNQDAFNQILVSNT encoded by the coding sequence ATGAGAGAACAAGTACAAGTTATTAAGCTTAGTGGTAATTTAAATGCCACAACTTCCCAAGAATTTCGACAAAACATCACTGATATTCTGGAGATTGGTGCGAAAATTGTTTTAGTTGATTTTAAAGATGTAACGTTTATGGATAGTTCAGGTTTGGGAGCTTTAGTATTAGCTTTTAAAACCTTGCGTGCAGCAGATACTAAGCTTGTTCTTTGCTCCATCAATGAGCAAGTTAGAATATTGTTTGAACTGACTAATATGGATAAAGTATTTGAAATATTCCCCAATCAAGACGCATTTAATCAGATTTTAGTTTCCAATACGTAA
- a CDS encoding secondary thiamine-phosphate synthase enzyme YjbQ encodes MTIINKLIEVETEPKINIYNITPQIQDFLASTSIKNGQALVFSRHTTTALAINENEVRLLEDIKVFLQKLAPESDCYLHNDLHLRDVPEDEPINAHSHLIAMMLTSSEIIPIVDGKLALGTWQSILFFELDGPRKRTVFIQISGE; translated from the coding sequence ATGACAATTATTAATAAGTTGATTGAAGTTGAAACTGAGCCAAAAATTAATATTTATAATATCACACCACAAATCCAAGATTTTCTTGCTTCAACATCAATTAAAAATGGGCAAGCTTTAGTATTTTCTCGGCACACAACAACAGCTTTAGCTATCAATGAGAATGAAGTTAGATTGTTAGAAGATATAAAAGTATTCTTGCAAAAATTAGCACCAGAATCAGACTGTTATTTACATAATGACTTGCATTTAAGAGATGTACCAGAAGATGAACCGATTAATGCTCACTCTCACTTAATAGCAATGATGCTGACTTCTAGTGAGATAATTCCCATTGTAGATGGTAAATTAGCTTTAGGAACCTGGCAATCTATATTATTTTTTGAGTTGGATGGGCCACGAAAGAGAACAGTATTTATCCAAATTTCTGGTGAATAA
- a CDS encoding WD40 repeat domain-containing protein has protein sequence MDWISLLKAQQTDFLQRVKKPKTYDLSLLESQVKGCHTEIMAFWGEPLARLQELSRQQAEVLARNPPPTPPEYPEPPDWTIPFPKYFQQQAQDYLLREQIVDRVITERLGKLVKKVSQDTLQNMTLDDEGNLCGESKFSYVLKDNPLLSVQVYVADGESFNGIKKDKIRWSVTQEDLKNHQVLIFLCLFYPYTGKLGYEKQSIITGFLPTNQIELTESKVYVSPSNLLYAGGLSWYLESLVGKKDTSPLINEKAIADTIQTLPSEHCLKGIVGDWECWQTLQGHNRGINCLAFSSGCKNGKALPILASGSRGETKLWDLSKGELIDTLSEYPWVISGLVDEINSLAFSSDGQTLVSCGADSTIKLWHVGALDLIDILHKHNGVVRCAAFTPDGRMLATGGDDRKILFWDLMQRQVAIALSLDDTAAHSLVLSRDGQTVVTGSYRKIKVWRTLPQTGIKSLKDAQPLHTLMGHSHIVRSLAISADGKILVSGSWDQTIKVWQLETGELLHTFKGHTDRVYAIALSPDGQIIASGSADKTIKLWHLQTGELLGTFTGHGNIVTALAFTASGEMLVSGSLDKTIKIWQRS, from the coding sequence ATGGATTGGATTAGCTTACTTAAAGCTCAACAAACTGATTTCCTTCAACGTGTGAAAAAACCTAAAACTTATGACTTATCTTTACTGGAAAGTCAAGTCAAAGGTTGTCACACTGAAATTATGGCTTTTTGGGGTGAGCCATTGGCAAGACTGCAAGAACTTTCTCGCCAACAAGCAGAAGTTCTCGCCAGAAATCCGCCACCAACGCCGCCTGAATATCCTGAGCCTCCCGACTGGACGATACCTTTTCCCAAATACTTCCAGCAACAAGCCCAAGATTATCTTTTGCGAGAACAAATTGTCGATCGGGTGATAACTGAGCGCTTGGGTAAATTGGTAAAAAAGGTATCACAAGATACTTTGCAAAACATGACCTTAGATGATGAGGGAAATTTGTGTGGCGAAAGCAAATTTTCTTATGTCCTAAAAGATAATCCTCTGCTAAGTGTTCAAGTTTATGTTGCTGATGGAGAAAGTTTTAATGGTATTAAGAAAGACAAAATTAGGTGGTCGGTCACTCAAGAAGATTTAAAAAATCACCAAGTATTAATTTTTCTATGTTTATTTTATCCATATACGGGTAAGTTAGGATATGAAAAACAGAGCATAATTACAGGATTTTTACCGACAAATCAAATTGAACTTACTGAATCAAAGGTGTATGTAAGTCCGAGTAACTTGTTGTATGCAGGGGGATTGAGTTGGTATTTAGAATCACTTGTTGGTAAAAAAGACACGTCGCCATTAATTAATGAAAAGGCGATCGCAGATACAATACAGACTCTACCATCAGAGCATTGCCTTAAGGGTATAGTAGGCGACTGGGAATGCTGGCAAACTTTACAAGGACACAACAGAGGCATTAATTGTCTAGCTTTCAGTTCCGGGTGTAAGAATGGCAAAGCTTTACCCATATTGGCAAGTGGTAGTCGCGGAGAGACGAAACTCTGGGATTTAAGCAAGGGTGAATTAATAGATACATTATCAGAATATCCTTGGGTAATATCTGGGCTGGTGGATGAAATAAATTCCCTAGCTTTTAGTTCAGATGGACAGACTTTAGTCAGTTGCGGTGCAGATTCTACAATTAAGCTTTGGCACGTAGGTGCATTAGACTTGATAGATATTTTGCACAAACATAATGGCGTAGTAAGGTGTGCTGCTTTCACACCAGATGGCAGAATGTTAGCTACTGGCGGAGATGACAGAAAAATTCTGTTTTGGGATTTGATGCAACGTCAAGTTGCGATCGCACTTTCTTTAGATGATACAGCTGCTCATTCCCTAGTTTTGAGCCGAGACGGGCAAACTGTAGTTACAGGTAGCTACCGCAAAATCAAAGTCTGGCGCACCTTACCCCAAACGGGGATCAAAAGTTTAAAGGATGCACAGCCGTTGCATACCCTCATGGGTCATTCTCACATCGTTCGTTCCTTAGCAATTAGTGCAGATGGTAAAATCCTTGTGAGTGGTAGCTGGGATCAAACGATTAAAGTTTGGCAATTAGAGACTGGAGAATTACTTCATACTTTTAAAGGACATACAGATAGAGTATATGCGATCGCCTTAAGTCCTGATGGACAAATTATCGCTAGTGGTAGTGCTGATAAAACCATCAAATTATGGCATCTACAAACTGGGGAATTACTGGGTACATTTACAGGTCATGGGAATATAGTCACAGCATTAGCCTTCACAGCTTCCGGCGAGATGTTGGTTAGCGGAAGTTTAGATAAGACAATTAAAATTTGGCAACGGAGTTAG
- a CDS encoding DUF1350 family protein — MDWKEVRGNWVIIPRNPIGIIHFLGGAFVATAPHITYRWLLEQLASKGYVVIATPFVNTLDHTAIAKSVLLNFDRTLERLHDSGALRKLYFPIYGLGHSMGCKLHLLIGSLFQVEREGNILISFNNYAAKEAIPLVEQFNSTLKIEFSPSPLETNKLVQERYNIRRNLLIKFSNDTIDQSAALTKILQERFDKMVTAQTLPGNHTTPLGQDIKWQTGTSFTPFDALGQWFKQEAYRDLNQLKSSILLWVNPLAPP; from the coding sequence ATGGATTGGAAAGAAGTCAGAGGTAACTGGGTAATCATTCCCCGAAATCCCATAGGTATCATTCATTTTTTAGGAGGTGCATTTGTCGCCACTGCACCGCACATCACTTATCGCTGGTTACTCGAACAACTGGCGAGTAAAGGCTATGTTGTAATTGCTACACCTTTCGTCAATACATTGGATCATACTGCGATCGCTAAATCCGTGCTGTTAAACTTTGACCGCACCCTCGAACGCTTACATGATTCTGGGGCATTACGCAAGCTTTACTTCCCCATCTACGGACTTGGGCACAGTATGGGCTGTAAGCTTCACTTGCTAATTGGTAGCCTTTTTCAAGTAGAACGTGAAGGCAATATTTTAATATCCTTCAACAACTACGCCGCCAAAGAAGCTATCCCCCTAGTAGAACAGTTCAATTCTACTTTGAAAATCGAGTTTTCCCCCTCACCTTTGGAAACTAACAAGCTTGTCCAAGAGCGTTACAATATCCGGCGCAATTTATTAATAAAATTTAGTAATGATACCATCGACCAATCAGCAGCTTTAACCAAAATCTTACAAGAACGCTTTGATAAGATGGTTACAGCACAAACGTTACCAGGAAATCACACAACACCTCTAGGTCAAGATATTAAATGGCAAACTGGAACATCTTTCACCCCCTTTGATGCATTAGGTCAATGGTTCAAGCAGGAAGCATACCGCGATTTGAACCAGCTAAAAAGTTCCATTCTCTTGTGGGTGAATCCTCTTGCACCTCCATAA
- a CDS encoding SDR family oxidoreductase encodes MTSESYIFLAGASRGVGREIAQYLTAQQLKVKALLRTTAVAAELEKIGIEIVQGDALNVGDVESAMLTNEAIHTVISTIGGLPSDVERPDYPGNRNLIDAAVKAGVQKFILVSSIGVGNSVVALSPQVLAALGTVLVEKDKAEQHLIASGLTYTIIRPGGLKSEPATGNGVLTEDPHIIGSINRADVAQLVGRCLNSSPTNNKILSAVDRNMLFGQREFAEFGLE; translated from the coding sequence ATGACAAGTGAATCTTATATTTTTCTAGCTGGGGCAAGTCGTGGGGTTGGTCGAGAAATTGCCCAATATCTGACAGCGCAACAGCTAAAGGTTAAAGCACTCCTGAGAACAACAGCAGTTGCTGCTGAACTAGAAAAAATCGGTATCGAGATAGTTCAGGGAGATGCTTTGAATGTTGGCGATGTAGAAAGCGCAATGCTGACAAATGAGGCTATTCACACAGTTATCAGTACAATTGGTGGTTTACCATCAGATGTGGAAAGGCCGGATTACCCCGGTAATAGAAATTTGATCGATGCAGCAGTTAAAGCTGGAGTGCAAAAGTTTATTCTTGTATCTTCCATTGGTGTCGGCAATAGTGTTGTTGCTCTGTCACCCCAAGTTTTAGCAGCACTGGGAACAGTTTTAGTTGAGAAAGACAAAGCTGAACAACACTTAATTGCCAGTGGACTTACCTATACAATTATCCGTCCTGGTGGACTAAAGTCAGAGCCAGCAACAGGTAATGGTGTTTTGACTGAAGATCCGCACATTATTGGTAGCATCAATCGTGCAGATGTGGCGCAGTTAGTTGGTCGTTGTTTAAATAGCAGTCCCACCAATAATAAAATTTTGTCGGCAGTAGACCGAAATATGCTGTTTGGACAAAGAGAATTTGCAGAATTTGGTTTAGAGTAA
- a CDS encoding aromatic ring-hydroxylating oxygenase subunit alpha: MTNNDNFVLRNTWYYALPSNHIKPGMMVSRIFLGEPVLLVRDQDGKVSAMRDICPHRAVPLSCGRFNGQEVECCYHGWRFNPAGRCTAIPSLVEEQQIDLSRFDVQSYPVREAQGNIWIYMAADNSKPAAPEMEIPVIPGFNEQPQLVEVVRFPCFIDHAVVGLMDPAHSPYVHRAWWWRNEQLHEEVKQFDASPYGFTMRRHLLPDNGGRLYWLIGGGRPETEISFRLPGVRIEETTIGNHRVVNLTAVTPISDTETEVTFAIYWTVPWMKFLKPLIRVVAQSFIGQDRTVVEKQQIGLKYNPVLRLIKDSDIQAQWYYQLKREYARSVAEGREFVNPVKGQILRWRA, from the coding sequence ATGACAAATAACGATAATTTTGTATTACGTAATACTTGGTACTATGCTCTGCCTAGTAATCACATCAAGCCAGGTATGATGGTTAGCCGCATTTTTTTGGGTGAACCAGTGTTGTTAGTCCGAGATCAGGATGGCAAAGTCTCGGCGATGAGAGATATTTGTCCCCATCGGGCTGTACCCCTGAGTTGTGGCAGATTCAATGGGCAGGAAGTGGAATGCTGCTACCACGGTTGGCGTTTTAATCCGGCTGGACGTTGTACTGCAATTCCATCTCTTGTGGAGGAACAGCAGATAGATTTGAGTCGCTTTGATGTCCAGTCATATCCAGTCAGGGAAGCCCAAGGGAATATCTGGATATATATGGCCGCAGATAATTCTAAACCTGCTGCTCCTGAGATGGAAATTCCGGTAATTCCAGGGTTTAATGAGCAGCCGCAGTTAGTAGAGGTTGTCAGATTTCCATGTTTTATAGATCATGCAGTAGTAGGTCTAATGGATCCTGCCCATTCACCTTATGTTCATCGCGCTTGGTGGTGGCGAAATGAGCAACTACACGAGGAAGTCAAGCAATTTGATGCTTCGCCCTATGGTTTCACGATGCGACGACACCTATTACCAGACAATGGGGGTCGATTATATTGGTTGATTGGTGGTGGTAGGCCGGAAACGGAGATTTCTTTTCGTTTACCTGGAGTCAGAATCGAAGAAACCACCATTGGCAACCATCGAGTCGTTAATTTGACAGCAGTTACACCCATTTCAGACACAGAAACTGAGGTAACTTTTGCTATTTACTGGACAGTCCCTTGGATGAAATTTTTGAAGCCACTGATCCGTGTAGTGGCGCAAAGCTTCATTGGTCAAGACCGAACGGTTGTCGAAAAGCAGCAAATCGGCCTCAAATATAATCCTGTCCTGCGACTGATTAAAGACTCAGATATACAGGCGCAGTGGTACTACCAGTTAAAGCGGGAGTACGCCAGGTCTGTTGCTGAAGGACGAGAATTTGTGAACCCTGTCAAGGGTCAAATACTCCGGTGGCGTGCCTAA
- a CDS encoding SpoIIE family protein phosphatase: MFQILIIDDDYSIKILLKRMLEKQGYEVVTASSGEEGIEKALACRPALIICDWIMPGLTGLEVCHRIKTDPKFFTTFFILLTSLDSVADCVKGLDAGADDFISKPIEHNELQARVRAGLRLHQLSRDLQAQKLLLESEMSEAAEYVRSLLPLPMTEPFNIDFRFIPSRQLGGDCFDYYWLDEDYLAVYLLDTAGHGLKATLPSVSVLNLLRSRALKGLNYYQPSDVLKALNDTFQMNYQNDKYFTIWYGVYNRINRQLVYASAGHPPAVLITGISPRKSEVKLLKTPGMPVGMFPEAKYIDGFCNIETLSSLYIFSDGAYEITKSDGSLWSLDAFIQLLVSLQHPVDCQLDRVLSYLIALNSKDAFDDDLSILQIKFD, translated from the coding sequence ATGTTTCAAATACTAATAATTGATGATGATTATTCCATAAAAATACTTCTGAAAAGGATGTTAGAAAAACAGGGTTATGAGGTAGTTACTGCTAGTAGCGGCGAGGAAGGAATCGAAAAAGCGCTAGCTTGCCGTCCAGCACTAATTATTTGTGATTGGATCATGCCGGGTTTAACTGGTCTGGAAGTCTGCCACCGCATTAAGACAGATCCCAAATTTTTCACCACATTTTTTATTTTATTAACATCCTTAGATTCAGTTGCTGATTGCGTCAAAGGTCTAGATGCTGGCGCTGATGATTTTATCTCCAAACCTATCGAGCATAATGAATTACAAGCACGGGTAAGAGCAGGATTACGCCTACATCAATTGAGTAGAGATTTGCAAGCTCAAAAGTTACTTTTAGAATCAGAAATGTCAGAAGCAGCAGAATATGTGCGATCGCTACTGCCTCTTCCGATGACTGAACCCTTCAATATAGATTTCCGATTCATTCCCTCACGACAACTCGGCGGTGACTGTTTTGACTACTATTGGCTTGATGAAGATTATCTGGCAGTTTACTTACTCGATACTGCTGGACATGGACTCAAAGCTACTCTTCCCTCAGTTTCAGTACTGAATCTCCTACGTTCCCGTGCGCTTAAAGGCCTAAATTACTATCAACCTAGTGATGTATTGAAGGCTTTGAATGATACATTTCAGATGAATTATCAAAATGACAAATACTTTACGATTTGGTATGGAGTTTATAACCGAATCAACCGCCAATTAGTTTATGCTAGTGCAGGTCATCCGCCAGCAGTTTTAATCACAGGTATATCTCCCAGAAAATCTGAAGTTAAACTCTTGAAAACCCCCGGTATGCCAGTTGGGATGTTTCCAGAAGCCAAATATATTGATGGATTTTGCAATATTGAAACACTCAGCAGCCTTTACATTTTTAGTGATGGCGCTTATGAAATCACTAAATCAGATGGCAGTCTTTGGAGTTTGGATGCTTTTATTCAGTTACTGGTTAGCTTACAACATCCTGTTGATTGTCAACTCGATCGCGTACTGAGTTATTTAATAGCTCTGAACTCCAAAGATGCTTTTGACGATGATTTATCTATTTTGCAAATTAAATTTGATTAA